In a single window of the Frondihabitans peucedani genome:
- a CDS encoding DUF1294 domain-containing protein, translating into MRVSSILPLASVPVFAGLFLWRASWRAFPAGTPWIYLAVSILLFVVYAVDKSAARAGRWRISERNLLIVGALGGWPGAVVAQQLLRHKTRKSSFQWAFWATVTVNAVVVLAFV; encoded by the coding sequence GTGCGCGTCTCGTCGATCCTGCCTCTCGCCAGCGTCCCCGTCTTCGCGGGGCTGTTCCTGTGGCGGGCGTCGTGGCGGGCGTTCCCGGCCGGCACCCCGTGGATCTACCTCGCCGTCAGCATCCTGCTCTTCGTCGTCTACGCCGTCGACAAGTCGGCCGCCCGGGCCGGACGGTGGCGGATCAGCGAGCGGAACCTGCTGATCGTCGGCGCTCTCGGCGGCTGGCCGGGCGCCGTGGTGGCGCAGCAGCTGCTGCGGCACAAGACGCGGAAGAGCTCGTTCCAGTGGGCGTTCTGGGCGACGGTCACGGTCAACGCCGTGGTGGTGCTCGCCTTCGTCTGA
- a CDS encoding VOC family protein, with the protein MSTVLCPYINLRGDARDAVTFYHSVFGGELTISTFGDYGITDWPDQLDKVMHSRLVTPSGMVLMVSDVPETMELTFGDSMSVCLGGEDEADLTSWYERLSEGGEVRVPLSKAPWGDSFGELRDRFGVRWLVNIAGSPAA; encoded by the coding sequence ATGTCGACCGTCCTCTGCCCCTACATCAACCTCCGTGGCGACGCGCGCGACGCGGTCACCTTCTACCACTCCGTCTTCGGCGGCGAGCTGACGATCAGCACGTTCGGCGACTACGGCATCACCGACTGGCCCGACCAGCTCGACAAGGTGATGCACTCGCGGCTCGTCACACCGTCCGGCATGGTCCTGATGGTCTCCGACGTCCCCGAGACCATGGAGCTCACCTTCGGCGACAGCATGTCGGTCTGCCTCGGCGGCGAGGACGAGGCCGATCTGACCTCCTGGTACGAGAGGCTGTCCGAGGGCGGCGAGGTGCGGGTGCCGCTCAGCAAGGCTCCCTGGGGCGACAGCTTCGGCGAACTGCGCGACCGCTTCGGCGTGCGGTGGCTGGTCAACATCGCAGGATCACCCGCAGCCTGA
- a CDS encoding DUF427 domain-containing protein — MKHTRIQPGPGQESVWDYPRPPRVEKTGERVVVRLGGEIVADTTAALRVLETSHPPVYYLPASAFAVGALSAAPGASLCEFKGAANYYDVTGGRVTARRAAWGYRKPWPGFEELEAHVAVYPGAMDSCEVAGETVTAQEGDFYGGWITSRIVGPFKGAPGTLGW; from the coding sequence ATGAAGCACACGCGCATCCAGCCCGGGCCCGGCCAGGAGTCGGTCTGGGACTACCCCCGCCCGCCCCGAGTCGAGAAGACCGGCGAGCGCGTCGTCGTCCGTCTGGGCGGCGAGATCGTGGCCGATACCACCGCGGCTCTGCGAGTGCTCGAGACGAGCCACCCGCCGGTCTACTACCTGCCCGCGTCGGCGTTCGCGGTCGGCGCCCTGAGCGCCGCCCCGGGCGCGAGCCTCTGCGAGTTCAAAGGCGCGGCGAACTACTACGACGTGACCGGCGGACGTGTGACGGCTCGCCGCGCGGCGTGGGGCTACCGGAAGCCCTGGCCCGGCTTCGAGGAGCTCGAGGCACACGTCGCGGTCTACCCGGGCGCGATGGACTCGTGCGAGGTCGCGGGGGAGACGGTGACCGCCCAGGAGGGCGACTTCTACGGCGGCTGGATCACGTCGCGCATCGTCGGACCCTTCAAGGGCGCCCCCGGCACGCTCGGCTGGTGA
- a CDS encoding DoxX family protein: protein MTLGTTLLRIAVGGVFVGHGLQKLTGSFDGPGIEGVTQMMSGLGLHPAKRNAVIAAATETAGGAGVALGILTPVSAAGLVGTMATAIRTVHFKNGVWNSGGGYEYNAVLIAALGVIAAGPGHASFDAIFGKKSWGVGGTLFALAAGFAGSAALVELSRRAPAPEAAPES, encoded by the coding sequence ATGACCCTGGGTACAACTCTCCTCCGCATCGCGGTGGGCGGCGTCTTCGTCGGCCACGGCCTCCAGAAACTCACCGGCTCGTTCGACGGCCCCGGCATCGAGGGCGTCACGCAGATGATGTCCGGGCTCGGCCTGCACCCGGCCAAGCGCAACGCCGTGATCGCCGCCGCCACCGAGACCGCGGGCGGGGCGGGCGTCGCGCTCGGCATCCTGACCCCGGTGTCCGCTGCCGGACTCGTCGGCACCATGGCGACCGCGATCCGCACCGTGCACTTCAAGAACGGCGTCTGGAACAGCGGCGGCGGCTACGAGTACAACGCCGTCCTGATCGCGGCCCTCGGCGTCATCGCCGCGGGCCCGGGCCACGCGTCGTTCGACGCGATCTTCGGCAAGAAGTCGTGGGGCGTGGGCGGCACCCTCTTCGCCCTCGCGGCCGGATTCGCAGGATCAGCGGCACTCGTCGAGCTGAGCCGTCGCGCGCCCGCACCCGAGGCCGCTCCCGAGAGCTAG
- a CDS encoding SRPBCC family protein, which produces MTEQSTVHRSVRIEAPAEAILPLVRDFTEWPAWSPWEGQDADMQRSYTGTPGAVGSTYSWSGNRKAGAGTMRATVITPTEVEVALQFTKPFKSTSEVQFDLAPTADGRGTEVVWTMRSPKTRMSRVMGAVLNLEKFIGRDFEKGLAQLKAAVERDRA; this is translated from the coding sequence ATGACCGAGCAGAGCACCGTCCACCGGTCGGTCCGGATCGAGGCGCCCGCCGAGGCGATCCTGCCGCTCGTCCGCGACTTCACGGAGTGGCCGGCCTGGTCGCCGTGGGAGGGTCAGGACGCCGACATGCAGCGGAGCTACACCGGCACGCCCGGCGCCGTCGGGTCGACCTACTCGTGGAGCGGCAACCGCAAGGCCGGCGCGGGCACCATGCGGGCCACGGTGATCACGCCCACCGAGGTCGAGGTGGCTCTGCAGTTCACCAAGCCCTTCAAATCGACGAGCGAGGTGCAGTTCGACCTGGCGCCCACAGCCGACGGCCGGGGCACCGAGGTCGTCTGGACGATGCGCAGCCCGAAGACGCGGATGTCGCGCGTGATGGGCGCCGTGCTGAACCTCGAGAAGTTCATCGGACGCGACTTCGAGAAGGGGCTCGCCCAGCTCAAGGCAGCGGTCGAGCGCGATCGGGCGTAG
- a CDS encoding SRPBCC domain-containing protein — protein MATDSSPVARAMRVVDADPEQCWRALTDPDLVREYFFGTTVTSDWQVGSTITYSGEWEGAPYEDHGTVLQAEAPLLLVTSFFSPMSGKPDVPENYQRVSYRVQPVDGGCRVTVEQTNNESEEAAEHSSANWQLILDGLAKVAPRA, from the coding sequence ATGGCGACCGACAGCTCACCCGTGGCCCGCGCGATGCGCGTGGTCGACGCCGACCCCGAGCAGTGCTGGCGGGCGCTCACCGATCCCGACCTGGTCCGGGAGTACTTCTTCGGCACGACCGTCACCTCTGACTGGCAGGTCGGCAGCACGATCACGTACTCCGGCGAGTGGGAAGGCGCGCCCTACGAGGACCACGGCACGGTGCTCCAGGCCGAGGCGCCTCTCCTGCTCGTGACGAGCTTCTTCAGTCCGATGAGCGGCAAGCCCGACGTGCCCGAGAACTACCAGCGGGTCTCGTATCGGGTGCAGCCCGTCGACGGGGGATGCCGCGTCACCGTGGAGCAGACCAACAACGAATCGGAGGAGGCAGCCGAGCACTCCTCCGCGAACTGGCAGCTGATCCTCGACGGCCTGGCGAAGGTGGCACCCCGGGCCTGA
- a CDS encoding ATP-dependent DNA ligase produces MIPSAASPVSPMLAKAVDRVPDQDSVEGGLAYEPKWDGFRGIVYVDDGRVELGSRGSKMLTRYFPELVEAIGAQVSGSCVLDGEIILRRPSASGQGERLDWEALSARIHPAASRVAKLASETPASFVAFDLLAVDELDLTGVAFSERRAALVDLAAAFEAPLHLGQTTDDVDLARSWLTEFEGAGLDGVVAKPLAARYEQGKRRMLKVKHHRTADVVAVGYRVHASGQGVGSLLVGLHGDDGMLRNVGGISAFTAKRRLELIDELADLVVRDESGQPVSGETERSRFSSSRDTSFVALEPTRVVEVRYDQMEGDRFRHTVQFERWRPDREATSCTFDQLEIPAAYDLGRLLA; encoded by the coding sequence ATGATCCCCAGCGCCGCCTCCCCCGTGTCGCCCATGCTCGCCAAGGCGGTCGACCGGGTCCCCGACCAGGACTCCGTCGAGGGCGGCCTCGCCTACGAGCCGAAGTGGGACGGCTTCCGCGGCATCGTCTACGTCGACGACGGCCGGGTCGAGCTCGGCAGCCGCGGCTCGAAGATGCTGACGAGGTACTTCCCCGAGCTCGTCGAGGCGATCGGCGCCCAGGTCTCGGGGTCGTGCGTGCTCGACGGCGAGATCATCCTGCGTCGCCCGTCCGCCTCGGGTCAGGGCGAGCGCCTCGACTGGGAGGCCCTGTCCGCGCGCATCCACCCGGCGGCCTCGCGCGTGGCGAAGCTCGCCTCCGAGACCCCGGCGTCGTTCGTCGCCTTCGACCTCCTGGCCGTCGACGAGCTCGACCTCACCGGCGTCGCCTTCTCGGAGCGCCGAGCAGCGCTCGTCGACCTCGCGGCGGCCTTCGAGGCGCCGCTCCACCTCGGGCAGACCACCGACGACGTCGACCTCGCCCGCAGCTGGCTGACCGAGTTCGAGGGTGCCGGGCTCGACGGCGTCGTCGCGAAGCCGCTCGCCGCGAGATACGAGCAGGGCAAGCGCAGGATGCTCAAGGTCAAGCACCACAGGACGGCCGACGTCGTCGCCGTCGGCTACCGCGTCCACGCCTCCGGTCAGGGCGTCGGCTCGCTGCTCGTCGGCCTCCACGGCGACGACGGCATGCTCCGGAACGTCGGCGGCATCTCGGCCTTCACTGCCAAGCGCCGCCTCGAGCTGATCGACGAGCTCGCCGATCTCGTGGTCCGCGACGAATCCGGGCAGCCGGTGTCGGGCGAGACCGAGCGGAGCCGCTTCTCGTCGAGCCGCGACACGTCGTTCGTCGCTCTCGAGCCGACGCGCGTGGTCGAGGTCCGGTACGACCAGATGGAGGGCGACCGGTTCCGGCACACCGTTCAGTTCGAGCGCTGGCGCCCCGACCGCGAGGCTACCTCGTGCACCTTCGACCAGCTCGAGATCCCCGCCGCCTACGACCTCGGGCGGCTGCTGGCCTGA
- the ligD gene encoding non-homologous end-joining DNA ligase — MASDAVVLSVPGPEGDREVRVSSPSRVLWPDLGITKLDLANYFVAVGDAFIRANGGRPVSLQRFPEGVDGEQFFSKNPPRGAPAYVRAVDVTYPSRRVHPQLVLDEPAAAVWGVQMNTVVFHPWASRADEPDLPDELRIDLDPQPGTDFPDVVAAALALRDLLVEYGFTPFVKTSGNRGVHVFAPIRPEYEFLDVRHGVIALARELERRIPEKVTTAWWKEERGSRIFIDYNQANRDRTMAGAYSPRALARASVSTPVTWDELVTVDPAVHTVLTLPARLRTTGDPWEGLHEGEAPSIRPLLDRWEADLEAGLGELPFPPDFPKMPGEPPRVQPSRAKAK; from the coding sequence ATGGCGAGCGACGCGGTGGTGCTGTCCGTTCCGGGGCCCGAGGGCGACCGCGAGGTGCGGGTCTCGAGTCCGTCGCGGGTGCTCTGGCCCGACCTCGGCATCACGAAGCTCGACCTGGCGAACTACTTCGTCGCGGTCGGCGACGCCTTCATCCGGGCGAACGGCGGCCGCCCGGTCTCGCTCCAGAGGTTCCCCGAGGGGGTCGACGGCGAGCAGTTCTTCTCGAAGAACCCGCCCCGCGGCGCCCCCGCCTACGTCCGCGCCGTCGACGTCACCTACCCCAGCAGGCGGGTGCACCCGCAGCTCGTCCTCGACGAGCCGGCGGCAGCCGTCTGGGGCGTCCAGATGAACACCGTCGTCTTCCACCCCTGGGCGTCGCGGGCCGACGAGCCCGACCTGCCCGACGAGCTCCGCATCGACCTCGATCCGCAGCCCGGCACCGACTTCCCGGACGTCGTCGCCGCAGCCCTCGCGCTCCGCGACCTGCTCGTGGAGTACGGGTTCACCCCCTTCGTCAAGACGTCGGGCAACCGCGGCGTGCATGTCTTCGCGCCGATCCGGCCGGAGTACGAGTTCCTGGACGTCCGTCACGGGGTCATCGCGCTGGCCAGGGAGCTGGAGCGCAGGATCCCCGAGAAGGTCACCACCGCCTGGTGGAAGGAGGAGCGCGGCTCCCGGATCTTCATCGACTACAACCAGGCGAACCGCGACAGGACGATGGCGGGCGCCTACAGCCCCAGGGCGCTGGCCAGAGCGTCGGTGTCGACGCCGGTGACCTGGGACGAGCTGGTGACCGTGGATCCTGCGGTCCACACGGTCCTGACCCTGCCTGCGCGGCTCCGCACGACGGGCGACCCGTGGGAGGGTCTCCACGAGGGCGAGGCGCCGTCGATCCGGCCGCTCCTCGACCGCTGGGAGGCCGACCTCGAGGCGGGGCTCGGCGAGCTGCCGTTCCCGCCCGACTTCCCGAAGATGCCCGGCGAGCCGCCCCGCGTCCAGCCGTCTCGGGCGAAGGCGAAGTAG